Within the Burkholderia ubonensis genome, the region CGAGCAGCAGCATCGTTTCCTGCTTCAGGTCCTCCGCGTCGATCTGGTTGCGCTTCTCCCACGGATGCCCGGCCGGCAGCGCGACGACGAACGGCTCGTCGTACAGCGGCCGCACCATCAGCCCCGTTTCCGGGAACGGCAGCGCCATGATCGCGGCGTCGATCTCGCCCTGCTTCAGCAGTTCGAGCAGCTTGAGCGTGTAGTTCTCCTGCAGCATCAGCGGCATCTGCGGCACCCGCTGGATCATCTGCTTGACGAGCGTCGGCAGCAGGTACGGCCCGATCGTGTAGATCACGCCGAGCCGGAACGGCCCGATGAGCGGGTCCTTGCCCTGCTTCGCGATCTCCTTGATCGCGAAGGTCTGCTCCAGCACGCGCTGTGCCTGCGTGACGATCTGGTCGCCGATCGGCGTGACGCTCACTTCGCTCGCGCCGCGCTCGAATATCTGTACGTTGAGCTCGTCTTCCAGCTTCTTGATCGCCACCGACAGCGTCGGCTGGCTCACGAAGCACGCTTCGGCCGCGCGGCCGAAATGCCGTTCGCGCGCAACCGCGACGATGTATTTCAGTTCAGTCAGTGTCATTGCGGGTCAATCAAATATATACAGGCGATAGGTTTATTTTATACACCCTGTGGTGCCGGTTCGCCAAGTTTCTCCGCATCCTGACGCGCGAAAC harbors:
- a CDS encoding LysR substrate-binding domain-containing protein, translated to MTLTELKYIVAVARERHFGRAAEACFVSQPTLSVAIKKLEDELNVQIFERGASEVSVTPIGDQIVTQAQRVLEQTFAIKEIAKQGKDPLIGPFRLGVIYTIGPYLLPTLVKQMIQRVPQMPLMLQENYTLKLLELLKQGEIDAAIMALPFPETGLMVRPLYDEPFVVALPAGHPWEKRNQIDAEDLKQETMLLLGNGHCFRDHVLGVCPELMRFSQTADGIQKTFEGSSLETIRHMVASGVGITVLPRMSVAEIGPRANGPDAELLSYVPFNEPVPDRRVVLVWRKSFTRMPAIDAISEAIAACELPGVAKLDMPATMN